From the genome of Arvicola amphibius chromosome 9, mArvAmp1.2, whole genome shotgun sequence, one region includes:
- the LOC119823681 gene encoding 60S ribosomal protein L23a-like yields MVPKAKKEAPAPAKAEANAKALKAKKAVLKGVHSHKKKIRTSPTFRRPKTLRLRRQPKYTRKSAPRRNKLDHYFIIKFPLTTESAMKKIEDNNTLVFIVDVKANKHQIKQAVKKLYDIDVAKVNTLIRSEGEKKAYVRLAPDYDALDVANKIGIF; encoded by the coding sequence ATGGTGCCGAaagcgaagaaggaagctcctgcccctGCCAAAGCGGAAGCTAATgcgaaggccttgaaagccaagaaggcagtgctgaaaggcgtccacagccacaaaaagaagatTCGCACATCGCCCACCTTTCGGCGGCCCAAGACCCTGCGGCTACGAAGGCAGCCTAAATACACCCGGAAGAGCgcgcccaggaggaacaagcttgaccactatttcatcatcaaattccccctgaccaccgagtcagccatgaagaagatagaagacaacaacacacttgtgttcattgtggacgtcaaggccaacaagcaccagatcaaacaggctgtgaagaaactctacgacatcgatgtggccaaagtcaacaccctTATAAGGtctgaaggagagaagaaagcgtATGTCCGGTTAgctcctgattatgatgctctggatgttgccaacaaaattggaatctTCTAA